In Aspergillus flavus chromosome 3, complete sequence, one genomic interval encodes:
- a CDS encoding uncharacterized protein (expressed protein), with amino-acid sequence MRDITRAIAATKKGLATQDMSQFYLPFQYDNRTKERVSGVPSKPGYCASKKRLQDYQKVKSPNVFFSLPQHCTEFSRKDHDVACSMLGIENSDLCRIKGMRRSASLKFWQPALVWAWEFNRRLQSCILVDSVGLGKTWEAVV; translated from the coding sequence AAAGGACTGGCAACACAAGACATGAGCCAGTTCTATCTCCCATTCCAATACGACAACCGGACAAAAGAGAGGGTTTCTGGTGTGCCTAGCAAACCAGGATATTGTGCCTCGAAGAAGCGTCTACAAGATTACCAGAAAGTCAAATCCCCGaatgttttcttctcccttcctcAACACTGTACTGAGTTCTCGAGGAAGGATCACGACGTAGCATGCTCTATGCTAGGTATTGAAAACTCAGATCTGTGCAGGATAAAAGGAATGAGACGATCAGCGTCGCTCAAGTTTTGGCAACCAGCACTTGTCTGGGCATGGGAGTTCAACCGTCGCCTACAAAGCTGCATCTTAGTAGACTCGGTCGGTCTCGGAAAGACATGGGAAGCAGTTGTTTGA